The following coding sequences are from one Salvia hispanica cultivar TCC Black 2014 chromosome 3, UniMelb_Shisp_WGS_1.0, whole genome shotgun sequence window:
- the LOC125213206 gene encoding uncharacterized protein LOC125213206, whose amino-acid sequence MQTQTICLGGSFLNLSATDQIKNLKHQPFSCTPNLSHCHVSKSGLSCSPQLSIGSCRASQVAELFPTVSPEIVVREARIEDCWEVAETHCSSFFPEFSFPLDFVLRIDRLIGMLFGLSLPKGCQRTCLVAVTRTSSEEVPYFLGSDGLRIGSFDGKLSLCKGYVAGILTVDTVADFLPRKGPHRQRRTGIAYVSNVAVRERYRRKGIAKTLVAKAEAKAKSWGCRAIALHSDLTNPGATKLYLSRGFRCIEVPAGANWPQPRTSPEMEFNFMMKLLNSTDS is encoded by the exons ATGCAGACACAGACGATTTGTTTGGGAGGGAGCTTCCTTAATCTCAGTGCCACTGACCAAATCAAGAATCTCAAGCATCAACCTTTCTCTTGTACCCCCAATTTGTCTCATTGTCACGTTTCCAAATCTGGATTATCTTGTTCACCTCAGCTCTCAATAG GTTCTTGTAGAGCCAGTCAAGTGGCTGAATTATTCCCCACAGTCTCTCCCGAGATTGTTGTTCGTGAGGCGAGGATAGAGGACTGCTGGGAAGTAGCCGAGACACACTGCAGCTCTTTCTTCCCTGAATTCTCATTCCCTCTAGATTTTGTACTGAGAATCGACAGGCTAATTGGGATGCTCTTTGGACTCTCGCTGCCGAAGGGCTGCCAGAGAACTTGCCTAGTTGCTGTGACCAGAACTTCTTCCGAGGAAGTTCCGTACTTTTTAGGGAGTGACGGTCTCAGGATTGGAAGTTTTGATGGAAAACTCAGTCTATGCAAAGGTTATGTAGCTGGGATCTTGACAGTAGATACGGTGGCCGATTTCCTTCCACGAAAAGGGCCCCATCGACAAAGAAG GACAGGTATTGCGTATGTATCGAACGTTGCTGTCCGAGAAAGATATCGGAGAAAGGGAATAGCAAAGACATTGGTTGCTAAAGCAGAGGCAAAGGCTAAATCTTGGGGATGCCGTGCCATCGCGTTGCATTCTGACCTTACCAACCCTGGAGCCACTAAGCTCTACTTGAGCAGAGGCTTCAGATGCATTGAGGTGCCGGCTGGAGCAAACTGGCCACAGCCTAGGACGTCGCCGGAGATGGAATTCAACTTCATGATGAAGCTCCTCAATTCCACAGACAGCTGA
- the LOC125209911 gene encoding double-stranded RNA-binding protein 6-like: MPAKNKKQAEKNAAMAAWLSLKSLVQQTELPYERSHKDEQEHVTVARALQKYLIKARLARTSFPIKFPTLNLRPLSTPQSPITTSKILPLICPKTAQRNRPNPALNNNPTFQMNVRPTSQPMVTVPNESQSSLADIFKPRPQKFPAVGAAPYIPVGHCNPHSRIAPPVTIRNMIPVFSAPPLPSPQSLHMAPPVSIRQAVPVFAAPVRVDEVSSMVHPSVKVEDPRIPRPITPQVEEPLFSKAVQVQGDLPTTEALTSVEETASAEQDKQQEPVEAKIEGLEDLKI; encoded by the exons ATGCCAGCCAAGAACAAGAAGCAAGCAGAAAAGAATGCTGCCATGGCAGCTTGGTTATCTCTCAAATCTC TAGTCCAACAAACCGAGCTTCCTTATGAAAGGTCCCATAAGGATGAGCAGGAGCATGTGACGGTTGCTCGTGCGCTGCAGAAGTATCTAATAAAGGCTAGATTGGCAAGAACATCTTTTCCAATAAAATTTCCTACACTAAACCTAAGGCCATTGAGTACACCGCAGTCTCCAATTACAACATCAAAAATCCTTCCCTTGATATGCCCGAAAACTGCTCAACGCAACAGGCCTAATCCAGCCTTGAACAACAACCCCACATTCCAAATGAATGTCAGGCCAACAAGCCAGCCAATGGTTACAGTTCCAAATGAAAGTCAGTCATCGTTGGCGGATATCTTCAAACCCCGACCTCAGAAGTTTCCCGCAGTAGGAGCAGCACCCTATATTCCAGTCGGGCACTGCAACCCACACAGTAGGATCGCACCACCAGTGACAATTCGGAATATGATTCCTGTATTCTCTGCACCACCCCTTCCTTCACCGCAGTCCTTACACATGGCACCACCCGTGTCTATTAGACAAGCTGTTCCTGTATTTGCTGCTCCAGTTCGGGTGGATGAGGTGTCTTCCATGGTGCATCCATCTGTTAAAGTAGAGGATCCTCGGATCCCCAGACCCATTACACCTCAAGTAGAGGAGCCACTATTCTCTAAAGCTGTACAAG TTCAAGGTGACCTACCCACAACCGAAGCTCTCACATCAGTTGAAGAGACGGCATCTGCTGAACAGGACAAGCAGCAGGAGCCAGTTGAGGCCAAAATTGAAGGCTTGGAAGATCTGAAGATATGA